In the genome of Acidobacteriota bacterium, the window AAAGTCCTCCCTGCTCGTGGGCCTCTGCCGCGCCGCCGGCATCCCGGCGCGATTCCGCTACGCGGACCTCGTCAACCACAACCTTCCCGGGCGGCTGGGCTGGGTGCTCGGATCGGACCGCATGATCTACCACACCTACGTCGAGATCTTCCTGGACGGCCGGTGGCTCAAGGCCACGCCCTCCTTCGAAAAGTCCCTCTGCGAGAAGATGGGCTGGCGCCTCGTGGAGTTCGACGGCACGAAGGACGCCGTCCTGCACGCCCTCGACCTGAGCGGAAGGCCCCACATCGAATACGTACAGGACCGTGGGGCCCTGCCGCACATTCCGCTTGCGGACATGCTCGCCACGTGGCTGCGAGAATACGGGCCGGCCACCCTCGACCGCTGGAGGGCCGCCACCGCGGGCCTGGCCGATGAGAATGCGCCGCCCGCCCGCCCCTGAAACGCGATGGCCGGGCCCATGGACCTGTCCCTCTGGCTGATCCCCGTCCTGTTCGCCACCGGCCTCTTCGCCGGCCTGGTGGACACCATCGCCGGGGGTGGCGGCCTCATCACCATCCCCGTTCTGTTGGGCATCGGCGTCCCTCCCGCCTACGCCCTGGGGACCAACAAGCTCCAGGCCTCCTTCGGCTCCGGCAGCGCCACCTTCCACTTCCTGAGGGCCGGCGCCGTCACCTGGAGGGAGTGCGCCCTCGGGGTCGTTCTCACCTTCGCCGGCTCCGCCCTGGGCACCCTCGCCGTCCAGCGCCTCGACCCGGATCTATTGAGGCGCCTCATCCCCTTCCTGCTGGCGGCCGTGGCCCTGTACGTCTTCGTCAACCCCGAATTCGGGCGAACGCCCACCCGGCCCCGCCTGGAGCGCCTGCCCTTCTACCTCCTCGCGGGCCTCGGTCTGGGTTTCTACGACGGGTTCTTCGGCCCCGGCACGGGGTCTTTCTGGGTCGTCGCGCTGATGCTCGGGCTGGGCCAGGACATGAAGAAGGCCACGGCCACCACGAAGGTGATGAACTTCACCAGCAACGCGGCCTCCCTGCTCTTCTTCGCCCTGGGAGGGCACGTCCTCGTCGCCCCCGCCGTCGCCATGGCGGCGGGCCAGGTCATCGGGGGCCGGCTCGGGGCCAAAATGGTCCTCACCCGAGGGGCGCGGCTGGTCCGCCCCGCTCTCCTCGTCATGGTCGTCGTCGTCCTCGCCAAGCTCGTTTACGACGCGTGGCTCAAGCCGGCCGTCGGGTAGGGCGAAGACCCGGAAATACGGCGAACGAATTCCCGATGAGAGGTCCGTTCACCTTTCTTCGCAATCTTTGCCAACACCGGCGGGAGAGTCATTGCCTCCACCGAGCGACGCGGCGGTCCCGAAGATTCCCTGCCGATTCAAACGCCTTCGTCCTCAAGGCCACTGCCAGACGAGAACCGTCTCTCCTCCGTCGGGGTTGAGGAACCGGAACCGGCGTGGAGTGTTTTTGGGAACGGCAGTCTTCAAGGTGGACCCCTTGAGGACCAGTGAGGTGTCGGACTTCCGTGTGAGGGTGGTCCACTCGGCTCCCTCGATGAAGACCCGGATGCCGGTCTGGAAGTTGGAGCCGGTCACCTTGATTTTGAAGGGGTTAGGGGTTTTCGCCAGGGAGGCGACCTGGGGAGGGACGACCCCGACGGCCACGCTCCCTTGGAAGGCCGCGCTCAAAGTCCCCGATGTGACCGTGAGCCTCCAGGCGTAGGAACCCGCGGCGGAGTAAGCGTGGGTCGGGTTCTGGCTCGCCCCGTGGGCCGTCCCGTCTCCGAAGTCCCAGTCGTAGGTGAAGGTCCCCGAGCAGCCCGAGAGAGTGGGGGTCGAGGTGAAGGCGGCCGTCTCGCCCACGACGGCCCTCCGGGGCCCGGCCGCCTCGAGGGAGAGTCCGCACTCGGCCACCGCCAGGGTGTGGTAGTAGCCCGCCTCGACGGTCGAGACGCCTTGCAGGGCCGTGACCCGATTTGGAGTGGAGCGGTCCGTGGCGCCGCCGTCCCCCAATTGACCGTAGTAGTTGTAGCCCCAGGTCCACAGGGTTCCGTCGGAGCGCAGGACCGCGCTGTGGTACAGTCCGGCCGCCACATCTGCCACGGAAGTGAGGGCGGGCACCTGCACCGGCGTGGCGCGCCAGGTGTACGTCCCGTCGCCCAGCTGGCCGTTGCCGTTGTACCCCCACGCCCAGACCGTTCCGTCGGATTTCCGAGCCAGAACGTGGGCCCCCCCACACGCCAGGGAGGTCACGCCGGTGATGGATGCGAGAACCGGGGAGTGGCGGTTGGTCTGCGTTCCGTCGCCCAGCTGCCCCGCCCAGTTGGCCCCCCAGGTCCACACCGTGCCGCCGGCCAGGAGCGCCGCGCTGAAGGACTCTCCGGCGGCCACTTGCACGGCCCCAGCGAGCCCGGGCACCTGCACCGGATTGAGCCGCGCGTTCACGGTCCCGTCCCCGAGCTGGCCGTAATCGTTGCCTCCCCAGGCCCACACGGTCCCGTCCTGCGCTATGGCCAGGCTGTGCGCTCCTCCCGCCGCGACGGCCACGGCGGCCAGGGGAAGGTTGGTCCGAACCGGACTCGAATGGCCATAATTGGTCCCGTCGCCGATCTGGCCCGCCCATCCCCCGCCCCAGGCCCAGACGGCTCCGTCCACGCCCAGCGCAAGGGTATGCGAAGCCCCCAAGGATACCGCCGCCACGGGTCCAAGGCCCGAGACGCTTGTGGGCGTGGAGCGGTGCCGGTGGGACCCGTCTCCCAATTGTCCATCGCCGTTGTATCCCGTGGTCTTCAATTCTCCCGCCGTCCGGATAAAAGCAGAATGGCCGGAGCCTCCATCGACGCGCCGCGCATCGGCCATCCCGGCGACGGCGGCGGGCAGGGGCGCGAGCAGGGCCCGGCCCGTACCCGATTGGCCGTAATCATCGGCCCCCGTGGCGTAGAGAGCACCATCCGCCCGGAGCGCGTGAACGTGATCGCCGCCGCCCGCTACCGCCGCGAAAGGCCCGGGAACGGTGTAGGCCTGGAATGTCCAGCGATCGGTGGTCGTGCCGTCTCCCAGTTCTCCGCTGTAGTTGTCCCCGCACACCCAGAGAGACCCGTCACTCTGAAGGGCGAAACTCGCATAATGGCTGGCGGCGGGCCTGGAAACGGAGGCCAGAGAAGGAACCTGCTGAGGAGTATTCTTGGACGCGGAGCTGCCGAGCCCGAGCTGGCCAGATCCACCGTAGCCCCAGGCCCAGAGGGTCCCATCGGTGCGGCTCGCCAGGCAATGGAAATACCCCGAGGCGATGGCCGCCACTCCCGATAGCCCCGCCACCTGGGCGGGAGTTCCCCGGTCCGTGTTGGTTCCGTCCCCTAGTTGGCCGTAAAAGTTGTACCCCCAGGTCCAGACCGTCCCGTCGGACCGGAGGGCCTGGACGGAATAGAAGCCGGGCGCCACGGCGACCATGCCCGAAAGTCCCGCCACCTGGGCCGGTGTGGAACGGCTGGTGGTCGTTCCGTCCCCAAGCTGGCCGTATGAGTTGTACCCCCAGGACCAGAGGGAGCCATCGGCGGTGACGGC includes:
- a CDS encoding TSUP family transporter; amino-acid sequence: MDLSLWLIPVLFATGLFAGLVDTIAGGGGLITIPVLLGIGVPPAYALGTNKLQASFGSGSATFHFLRAGAVTWRECALGVVLTFAGSALGTLAVQRLDPDLLRRLIPFLLAAVALYVFVNPEFGRTPTRPRLERLPFYLLAGLGLGFYDGFFGPGTGSFWVVALMLGLGQDMKKATATTKVMNFTSNAASLLFFALGGHVLVAPAVAMAAGQVIGGRLGAKMVLTRGARLVRPALLVMVVVVLAKLVYDAWLKPAVG
- a CDS encoding transglutaminase-like domain-containing protein encodes the protein MDANGIEGCLRPTPGVDCDEPEIKALAARVTDGARDAGEAAVRLFAFVRDGIRYIPFAPFLAIEDYHGRAALERGYGFCTQKSSLLVGLCRAAGIPARFRYADLVNHNLPGRLGWVLGSDRMIYHTYVEIFLDGRWLKATPSFEKSLCEKMGWRLVEFDGTKDAVLHALDLSGRPHIEYVQDRGALPHIPLADMLATWLREYGPATLDRWRAATAGLADENAPPARP